The Paraburkholderia azotifigens nucleotide sequence CATGATCGATTCGGCGATGGACCACAGTCTTACGGTCATGAGAACGTTGTTCGATCAAGCAGGCATTACGTCAGAACGAGGGTTGGTCGCGCTGATACTCGGCATTGTTGTAATCATTTCCACACTGCTGATTTGCGGAATTGGGGCTATTTCGATCCTGCTCGCCAAATTCCTGCTGGCGATCACCGTATGTTTTGGGCCATTTTTCATCCTGCTCTTGATAGTCCCGCCGCTTGTTAGTTTCTTCGGGAACTGGCTTGGCTCAGTCCTTAACTACATTTTCCTCATTGCCATGACGGCGATGAGCTTTGGAATTTTCATGCACTTCTTCGACAACGCTATTTCAGCGGCGGCGAACCCCAATCCGAACTCAGGCGCACTGATGGCAATCATCACCGCCGGCATCATCACCGTTATGGCCGTTGTTCTCCTGAAGTCCCTGCCTGATCTAGCCGCGCGATGGACCAACGGCGTCAGTACGAAACTCGCCAGCACCTTCCCCAGCCGCGTCCCTCTCCGACCGGCAATGGCGGAGGCAAGGGTAGCGGCGGCAACAGCGGTTCGGGCAGCGGTGGCGGTACCGGAAGCGGCAGCGGGTCCGGTTCGTCAGGTTCCGCCGGCCGATCGTCCGGCAGTTCCAGCGGCGCCAGTGACGGGTATTCATATGCACGAGGCTCCCAGGGATCAGTCGGTAGCTTCGGCGGGTCGGGCTCCAGCGGTAGTTCGTCCTCAGGTTCCGGCAGCAGCAGCTCGCCGGCAGTTCACCTACCAGCTCCGGCAGTGCCAGCAGCGGTTACGCCGAGGCTCCTAAGGCTCGCAGAACCGCTCCTAAAACCCGTCTCAGGGAGGAGTCGATGAACACTCGCCATATCGCTGCCGGTCTGATGGTGTTGACCTCATTTGCCGGATGCGCCCACGTTACGCCCCCGCCCGAGCCCGACATGACCAGGCTTGTTCCCGTCAACAAGACCATTCCCGAAGAGCTGCAGGGCCGTATCACGCCGCAGTCGCTCATGTCGAAAAATGCAGGAGGAACCGCACGATGATGAATCTGGCTCCTGGAAACCGGGGAAGTCGGGCGTGACGCCGATCACCGCAAACGACATTGAGAAGTACAAGGAAGAGCGTCAAGGCCTCGAAGTCGATCTGCTTGATAAGTCCTGACATCGCGCAAGCGGGCGTGGCAAGTCAGCGCTTCGGCCATCGGCTTCGGGTTCCTCTCGCTCGCCTGGCAGGCTTCGTCATCTGGCGTTACAGCCAGCCCGATTCCGGAACACATGCTGGTCATGGACCCGAAGACGGGCGCAGTCCAGCAGGTGTCACTGATGCCAGACGAAACCACGTCTTACGGCGAGGTTGTTGATAGCTACTGGATTGCCCAGTTTGTCATCCACCACGAAGGCTATGAGTTCTACTCGGCGCAGGCCGACTACGACTTCATCGGCCTAACGGCAACCGGCGAGGTTGCGGACAGGTACCAGAAACTCTGGAACGGCGCGGACGCGCCCGACAAGAAGCTTGGCGATACCGAAATGACCCGGGTCAACGTTTCGTCGGCATTCTCGATCGCGACCACGGCATCGCGACGGTGCGTTACTCCACAACCAGAAAGTATCGTGCCCGTCCGAGCGATGAGCCGTCGAAATACTGGATCGCGACGGTTGCGTACAGGTACGCAACCAGGCCCATGACCGCGAAGCAGCGCTTCATCAACCCGTTTGGGTTGCAGGTGCTGGCCTTCCGGCCGAACGCCGAGGCTACGGAGAATTGAGCATGCGCCTTGCAATGATTCCCTTGCTTGCCGCGCTCGCGTTCACGGGCGTGCAGCACGCATGGGCCCGAAGAAAGATTCTCCGTACGATCATCGCATCAAGTCGATCACCTACAACCCGATCGATACCGTTGAAGTCAATTGCGT carries:
- a CDS encoding type IV secretion system protein codes for the protein MAYDGVTQIFNYMDAVTTQIVAENVSRIIGWAAPIAALGLTIQLTIDGLATLLRPSGEPLSQLVEKFVKYFAIVAIAGAGGLYVTTLASTAMHLPDELGSVLLLNGSTASGSTSAIAGMIDSAMDHSLTVMRTLFDQAGITSERGLVALILGIVVIISTLLICGIGAISILLAKFLLAITVCFGPFFILLLIVPPLVSFFGNWLGSVLNYIFLIAMTAMSFGIFMHFFDNAISAAANPNPNSGALMAIITAGIITVMAVVLLKSLPDLAARWTNGVSTKLASTFPSRVPLRPAMAEARVAAATAVRAAVAVPEAAAGPVRQVPPADRPAVPAAPVTGIHMHEAPRDQSVASAGRAPAVVRPQVPAAAARRQFTYQLRQCQQRLRRGS